CTAGTGTGGTAGTCTTTCAGTCGTTCTTTCGCTTAATAATAAAAAGAGTATCGCTTTCTCAGTAATGAAATTGATTTAGTGTTGATAAAAATTGATTTTTCACTCTGAATCAATATGATATTTTCGCGAAACCGAAAACTAAGTAgatttgtagtaaatttaatacCACGCAAGTTGTTAAGTTAATAGGAATTTCGCGACTATTTTATCTAGAGATGCACGTCTCGAGCATGGTCAGCAGGTGTCACAACTTGACATGTATCTGTGCAGCACACAATGGGCCAGCAACTACGTCACCTCCCCCAACACGACAATCTGCACGACGCCCACGACCGCGGAGGACAACGGCAGCAATCTGAACAACAACATTACGGCTTCTTTGCAGCATCATTCCAGCTACAGCACGTCCTCGGAGTTCCTATCAGAATCCTCTCCAGATGACAGCCTAGGCGATTTCGAAGGTAACAACAATACATTAAcctttgaatgtatttatttgttacttaCTTGTTTGCTTGATGCTGATTTCTATCATCCTTCTGGATTTttagtatataatttttttcttcttttctccttttccttcgTTATCTATTTTCGACCAGTACTTCCGTtactttgtaaaaaaattactgCGATCTTCTGTAGCtttatcgtatttatttatttatttatttatttatttatttatttatttatttatttatttatttatttatttatttatttatttatttatttatttatttatttatttatttatttatttatttatttatttatgtgtttgatTATGTCTAAGacattttctgttttaaatacctacatatatttttgtgtcatgtgtatatttcatattataaactGCTGtataataattaagttattttctgTGATGATAGCAAATGTGTCAGTTTCtttgtactgtatgtatatatgattTTGTGGTATAAAATGATGTCTATTTTTTTTGTATCATAAGTGACTTCTTTTATCGCTTTGTGTTATAGGTGACCATACGAGTATGTCTGTTTCATTGTGTTATAAACGACTGTGTCAATTGCTTTGTGTTATAAGTGACTATGTTTATGTCTCTTTGTGCTGCAAACATTTATGTTTATCGCTTCGTCTTACGACTGAGTGTCTTGTCACTTTATGTTAAAAAGACTATGATTCTAAGTTAAAAGGGATTGTATATCTGCCGCTATGTGGTAGAAACGACTATTGCTCTGTGTGACTATTCCTATGCGTTATAAACGAATGTGTCTATAGTTATATGTTGTAAATGACTCTGTTCTATGACTGAATGTCGCTATGTGCTACAAACGAATGTATGTCTATCGCTATGTGTtacaaatgaatatttatatcgGCATATTTATAACGTCTTATATGTCACTCATGTACTGTATGCCTTGTATTGCAAACGACTATCTTCCGCAGTGTTCACAGACGACTTTTATTGCAGACGGGCAGCAGAGCTCTAGCTCCCTGGACGTGTCGCCGCAGGGAGACGAGTACCGGTGCTTCAGCCACGAGGAGCTCAGTGACTCCGACTCTTTGTCAGACGACGGCAACTGCCGGGGGTCCCGGGGTCGCGGGATCGTGAACCCTAATTACCCGGGTTTCCAGCACCTGGCGCACGAGCTGCACGCCTCCGACGAAGATTCGGAGGacgaggacgacgacgacgacaacaacaacagcGTAAACCACCTGGGCAGTGCGGGCAGCAAAGCCTTCTACGACAAGCCCAAGTTCAACATTCCCGCTGACGCCGCCGACGCCAAGGACCTGAACGTGGTGGTGAGCAGCATGGCGGCGCTGGCGCTAGCAGGCGACGCTTACCTCTCTGGAGCCAAAGAGGATCTTCTCGCGGCCGACTCGGAGGGCGAGGAGAAGTTCAGTAAAGAGGAACGTGAGAAGGAGGAGGTACCGCGGAAGAAGGAGAAGATGGATATCAACCTCAGCGTCAAGGAAGAGGTTCCGGGGGTGCGTCGTCGCGACGCTGCCCACCGTGAACATGTACTGGCCAATAGGCGTTCCGTGCCCGGCGCGGCTCGCGACAAGAAGCGTTCCTCCGCGGAGATACTAGGTACGTGCCTGCTGACACTGATTTCATTCTTCCATTAATATATTCTCCCCTTTTATCCCATTCTGTTCTCGTTTTGTTCTCTGTTATCTTCTCTTTTAGCCTTCCTCTTCTTTGTCTTTCGTTCTGTATTGCTACAACTTGTGTGTTGTGTTTGTAGGGGGCTTCGATGTTTACAACATAGAGACGGCAATGCCAAAGATCGACCTGGACGCCATAGAGTCGCACCTGAGGGCCGCGCGCGAGGAGGAGCGCCGGGTGAGTTGCATGCAGTGCGTGACTTGTCTCTTGATTTTGATTCTCATTCCAGACTCGAATG
The sequence above is a segment of the Periplaneta americana isolate PAMFEO1 chromosome 3, P.americana_PAMFEO1_priV1, whole genome shotgun sequence genome. Coding sequences within it:
- the Schip1 gene encoding uncharacterized protein Schip1 isoform X4, whose product is MRLKEAHGPVDVPGSRPHNTQWASNYVTSPNTTICTTPTTAEDNGSNLNNNITASLQHHSSYSTSSEFLSESSPDDSLGDFEDGQQSSSSLDVSPQGDEYRCFSHEELSDSDSLSDDGNCRGSRGRGIVNPNYPGFQHLAHELHASDEDSEDEDDDDDNNNSVNHLGSAGSKAFYDKPKFNIPADAADAKDLNVVVSSMAALALAGDAYLSGAKEDLLAADSEGEEKFSKEEREKEEVPRKKEKMDINLSVKEEVPGVRRRDAAHREHVLANRRSVPGAARDKKRSSAEILGGFDVYNIETAMPKIDLDAIESHLRAAREEERRRRNDREEIRRRLAMGSDTDEYYGGERPGRKPSLQARLQSESVSLPGMNLQICFMNETVSDTESPSSDTETAPSPIKTEPVVPRSSTLPVKSLQLTPPPVASRPSTSLLTLPLRREPEPPQPVTEADFFARQARLQAEARMALAQAKEMAHMQMEVERQRQKKSPITEMVRSSLEKVGIPFPEDRRRVSRQILTEMNVAQLQVIVNDLHTQIEILNEGLVKFLMDRDDLHMEQDSMLVDIEDLTRYLGAKEQTVKEQKDLNQSNNNHLLPPTKPKITRIASLVKK